In Vibrio crassostreae, one DNA window encodes the following:
- the tadF gene encoding tight adherence pilus pseudopilin TadF produces the protein MQVKQKGAFAVELAMVLVFASGIFVVVVNHMLAINKKGQLDRASYSLTTIFAERKQLFNADMDICAGDCRKTEHNAFVIASASMKRMIPNFDKTKFGMRIDEIRLEETALSGGKVNYRRVQKTLTKGSIHGCDFPDMSDITKEKAIEILPITSRGRRLPMYQVSLCYEIPTNLIGIANGEVFRLVSTSYSFARV, from the coding sequence GTGCAAGTTAAACAAAAAGGTGCATTTGCTGTTGAGTTGGCGATGGTTTTGGTCTTTGCGTCAGGGATCTTTGTTGTTGTCGTTAACCATATGCTAGCCATCAATAAAAAGGGTCAACTCGACAGAGCTTCTTATTCATTGACCACCATCTTTGCTGAACGAAAACAATTGTTTAATGCCGACATGGATATTTGTGCGGGTGACTGTCGAAAAACAGAACACAACGCGTTTGTGATTGCTTCTGCTTCAATGAAACGAATGATTCCAAACTTTGATAAAACCAAATTTGGGATGCGTATTGACGAGATAAGACTTGAAGAAACGGCTTTATCTGGAGGGAAAGTGAATTACCGAAGGGTTCAAAAGACTCTGACCAAAGGGAGCATACACGGATGTGACTTTCCAGACATGAGCGATATCACCAAAGAAAAAGCGATAGAAATACTTCCTATCACATCACGAGGCCGCAGATTACCTATGTATCAGGTGTCTCTTTGTTATGAAATCCCAACTAATTTGATTGGGATCGCCAACGGAGAGGTTTTTCGGCTTGTAAGTACATCTTATTCATTTGCGAGGGTTTAA
- a CDS encoding OmpA family protein codes for MRYLVILSTMLMSPLGYANCLGDVGEYVTSKMLVSSHTVTTQVTGKLVELNEKPQNEVINRESEVIQIGAQDDVCFYDKATQSLVLNYPTNVYQLDESHKQVLGQYLSLVSDKSKIYIEGHADSVGSKGYNKALSSRRAGQVASYLKKDLHQGSRIVEYAYGESAPICKVVDNKATGCNRRVVITVKS; via the coding sequence ATGAGATACCTAGTGATTTTATCTACGATGCTAATGTCTCCATTGGGCTATGCAAACTGCTTGGGTGATGTTGGCGAATACGTCACTTCTAAAATGTTGGTGTCTTCTCATACTGTTACGACACAAGTGACTGGGAAGCTGGTAGAGCTAAATGAGAAACCTCAAAATGAGGTGATCAATAGAGAGAGTGAAGTGATTCAAATCGGAGCACAAGATGATGTGTGTTTCTATGATAAAGCGACGCAATCCCTGGTGCTTAATTACCCAACTAATGTGTACCAATTGGATGAAAGCCATAAGCAAGTATTAGGTCAGTACCTTAGCTTAGTCAGTGATAAGTCCAAGATTTATATAGAGGGTCACGCAGATAGTGTAGGCAGTAAAGGCTACAATAAAGCCCTGTCATCTCGCCGTGCTGGACAAGTGGCGAGCTACTTAAAGAAAGATCTTCACCAAGGAAGTCGCATCGTTGAATATGCGTATGGAGAAAGCGCACCCATTTGTAAGGTTGTGGATAACAAGGCAACAGGTTGCAATCGACGAGTTGTGATAACAGTTAAGTCGTAA
- a CDS encoding TadE/TadG family type IV pilus assembly protein encodes MKSIKRNQGVAGILFVGLLPMMVIFMAFSMQMSQQMLAHTRLLEAAEVASLALIASPKEDEEKNVKYARYLVDRYVVDNTDDVDVAVYTSKCEYKDGCVQASGELAPFSDFVVSATAKYTSWIAYEEMNLKPEFSVSGRAVTRKYLPQPVDVYFIGDFSGSMGYSWKNGKIKLDVVKETIKRVVDDIEEFNTEEKSRVALLGYNPLHVKQSDEIVRLNAYGYRASWRKKYAYDYARNSPATTVRRMFDKPTLYNEIIEPSYGMSRYQVERLYKRNNDFDDDYKFYDIPLTEDYDNFRAQLMSAQLKAGGGTSSWNGIIAAAQEANKATNLNPEQVFIVLSDGSDNDETYLQKLVDQGLCKKLRSTISAKRNRFQSNAPTEAEKTKVTMGVIGINYKVAETDGFGDCFGKKNIYHAKDGEDVYKYILNLINEETGKLKD; translated from the coding sequence GTGAAGTCGATAAAGAGAAACCAAGGTGTCGCAGGTATTTTGTTCGTTGGTCTATTGCCTATGATGGTTATTTTTATGGCATTTTCGATGCAGATGTCTCAACAGATGCTAGCACATACAAGGTTATTAGAAGCCGCAGAGGTTGCCAGTTTGGCACTTATTGCGAGCCCTAAAGAGGACGAAGAAAAGAACGTAAAGTATGCACGCTATTTGGTCGATAGATACGTTGTTGACAACACGGATGATGTTGATGTTGCTGTGTATACCAGTAAGTGTGAGTACAAAGACGGCTGCGTCCAAGCCAGCGGTGAACTTGCTCCGTTTAGCGACTTTGTGGTAAGTGCGACTGCCAAATATACGTCTTGGATCGCGTACGAAGAGATGAACTTAAAGCCTGAGTTTTCGGTGAGTGGGCGAGCAGTTACGCGCAAGTATCTTCCTCAGCCTGTTGATGTCTACTTTATCGGTGACTTTAGTGGCTCTATGGGTTACTCGTGGAAGAACGGCAAAATAAAACTCGATGTCGTGAAAGAGACTATTAAACGAGTCGTCGATGACATTGAGGAGTTTAATACGGAAGAAAAGAGTCGAGTTGCTTTGCTCGGGTACAACCCGCTCCATGTAAAACAATCTGATGAGATAGTAAGACTTAATGCTTATGGTTATCGTGCTTCATGGCGAAAGAAATATGCTTATGATTACGCTCGGAACTCTCCTGCGACAACGGTTAGACGAATGTTTGATAAACCAACTTTGTATAATGAGATCATTGAACCATCGTATGGAATGAGTAGATATCAAGTAGAGAGACTTTATAAGCGAAATAATGATTTTGATGATGACTACAAGTTTTATGATATTCCACTGACTGAAGACTATGACAACTTTCGAGCTCAGTTGATGAGCGCTCAGTTGAAAGCTGGTGGAGGCACCTCTTCTTGGAACGGGATCATTGCCGCTGCGCAAGAAGCCAATAAGGCGACCAACCTTAACCCTGAACAAGTGTTTATTGTGTTATCCGATGGTAGCGACAACGACGAGACTTATCTACAGAAATTGGTGGATCAGGGGTTATGTAAAAAGCTGCGCTCAACCATTTCAGCGAAACGAAACCGCTTTCAAAGTAATGCCCCAACTGAAGCCGAGAAAACGAAAGTCACGATGGGCGTCATTGGTATTAATTATAAAGTGGCAGAAACCGATGGCTTTGGAGATTGCTTTGGTAAGAAGAACATCTATCACGCTAAAGATGGCGAAGATGTATACAAGTACATTTTGAATTTGATTAATGAAGAAACCGGAAAACTAAAGGATTAA
- a CDS encoding putative bifunctional diguanylate cyclase/phosphodiesterase — protein MALFKKNIWSLYALIVLLTLILFAALGVTKWQANRDDFTQQQHIQVELFSSSVSSLLTSQEALLEVVGHQLAQQSDFTRTASIQIRPILDKLLDTHPAIAAFGLLNTDGDYLSISSNLQLANQRNLLQYAPTKDSFLDALSSSSMVLGRTYFQESLNSLVIPLRKSISIDGNKIDAVMTAGLRLDATIVFENNAHAGSFNTLSLIRTDSYRQFYSSDIESESAYSSPVGKDVLQRIARTFTDHFGISVQEAMNGQETYSFVVDDEQYHSLMSAKYIPNYKLWVVGRTDLTHVDSIFIQEFSILFVAFIFLQFGFYFLVKSIAKNEQRTRSQLIYQANHDPLTSLPNRLYMRKNIGKWIEDESEQFSLLFIDIDNFKCVNDTHGHDFGDKVLKQIALRLMRFRSRLSLLVRESSDEFLFLTPLSNEAEVKRLAKRIIEVLSQPYEVESAQFLLGCSIGVARFPEHGKDLDSLLRSADISMYKAKQQQNSYSIFTTEMQDAHLYKMKVEQRLRIAIEKQTLFMVFQPLVRANESIHGVEALVRWIDDELGFVPPDVFIPVAENTGLMQKLGTFIIESSIMQIAHLHRTTEQKIGLSINISVRQFSHQSFSEHLFATLEKYQLSPSCLTLEITESLFIEDVTLVKPTFEALKEKNIKISLDDFGTGYSSLSMLKALPIDELKIDKSFIENIAVDQQSLTMVQNIIAIGKNFGMVVLAEGVESNEHFAILKACGCDLMQGYYFSRPIPYDELCEYLAPTQVETIEQPEPTA, from the coding sequence GTACTACTGACCCTGATACTTTTCGCCGCGTTGGGCGTAACTAAATGGCAAGCCAACAGAGATGACTTCACCCAACAACAACATATCCAAGTCGAGCTGTTTTCGAGCTCTGTAAGCTCACTCTTGACCAGTCAAGAGGCACTGCTTGAAGTGGTTGGGCACCAACTCGCCCAGCAGTCTGACTTCACTCGTACTGCCTCCATTCAAATTCGACCAATACTGGATAAACTGCTAGATACTCACCCTGCGATTGCAGCGTTTGGCTTGTTGAACACCGACGGTGACTACCTCTCGATCAGCTCAAATCTCCAACTTGCGAATCAAAGGAACTTGCTTCAATACGCGCCAACGAAAGACTCCTTTTTAGACGCCCTATCAAGCAGTAGCATGGTGCTTGGCCGTACCTATTTTCAAGAATCGTTGAATAGCTTGGTTATCCCGCTGAGAAAATCCATTTCGATCGATGGTAATAAAATCGATGCAGTAATGACCGCAGGGCTGCGGTTAGACGCCACGATCGTATTTGAAAATAATGCTCACGCCGGAAGTTTCAATACACTAAGCCTGATCAGAACAGACAGTTATCGCCAGTTTTATTCGAGTGATATCGAATCTGAGAGTGCATATTCCTCTCCAGTCGGCAAAGATGTCCTACAACGTATTGCACGGACCTTTACCGACCACTTCGGAATCAGCGTGCAAGAAGCGATGAATGGGCAAGAAACCTACTCTTTTGTCGTCGACGATGAACAATACCACTCTTTAATGAGCGCAAAATACATCCCAAACTACAAATTATGGGTGGTTGGACGTACGGATTTAACTCACGTCGATAGCATATTTATACAAGAGTTCAGCATTCTTTTCGTTGCCTTTATTTTTCTTCAATTTGGTTTCTACTTTTTGGTTAAGTCGATTGCCAAGAACGAACAACGCACTCGTAGCCAACTCATTTATCAGGCTAACCATGATCCATTAACCTCTCTACCAAACCGCTTGTACATGCGTAAAAATATTGGTAAATGGATTGAGGATGAGTCAGAGCAGTTCTCGCTGTTGTTTATTGATATCGATAACTTTAAATGTGTCAATGATACCCACGGACACGACTTCGGCGACAAGGTGCTCAAACAAATAGCTTTGCGTTTGATGCGATTCCGATCTCGACTCAGCCTCTTAGTACGTGAATCAAGCGATGAGTTTTTGTTCTTAACGCCATTGTCGAATGAAGCTGAGGTAAAACGACTCGCCAAGCGTATTATTGAAGTACTTTCTCAACCTTATGAAGTTGAAAGCGCTCAGTTTTTGTTAGGTTGCAGCATCGGCGTAGCTCGTTTCCCTGAACACGGGAAAGATCTAGACAGTTTATTACGTTCTGCCGATATTTCGATGTACAAAGCGAAACAACAGCAAAACTCATACAGTATTTTCACAACGGAAATGCAAGATGCGCACCTCTACAAAATGAAAGTAGAACAAAGGCTACGCATCGCTATCGAGAAACAAACGCTGTTCATGGTTTTTCAACCGCTAGTTCGTGCAAATGAAAGTATTCATGGTGTAGAAGCACTCGTTCGCTGGATTGATGACGAATTGGGTTTTGTACCGCCAGATGTCTTCATACCGGTTGCTGAGAACACAGGCTTAATGCAAAAACTGGGTACTTTTATTATTGAGTCCAGCATTATGCAGATCGCCCACTTGCACAGAACAACGGAACAAAAGATCGGGCTGTCGATCAACATATCAGTTCGTCAGTTTTCTCATCAATCTTTCTCTGAGCACCTGTTCGCGACACTAGAAAAGTATCAACTCTCTCCTAGCTGTTTAACGCTAGAAATTACAGAGAGCTTGTTCATTGAAGATGTAACTTTAGTGAAACCAACTTTTGAAGCCCTCAAAGAGAAGAATATAAAGATCTCTTTAGATGATTTCGGTACTGGCTATTCATCACTGAGTATGTTGAAAGCACTCCCTATCGATGAACTTAAGATCGACAAAAGCTTTATTGAAAATATTGCGGTGGATCAGCAATCATTAACTATGGTTCAAAACATCATCGCAATCGGCAAGAACTTTGGCATGGTGGTATTGGCTGAAGGCGTAGAATCAAACGAACACTTCGCGATTCTAAAGGCGTGTGGATGTGACTTAATGCAAGGCTATTACTTCTCTCGCCCTATTCCTTACGATGAGCTGTGTGAGTATCTAGCACCAACTCAGGTTGAGACAATAGAACAACCAGAACCGACGGCATAA